A region of the Canis aureus isolate CA01 chromosome 5, VMU_Caureus_v.1.0, whole genome shotgun sequence genome:
CCGCCCTCTGGCGGCCGCTCTAGGAAGCTCCTTCGCGgtccgggcggggcggggcggggcgggcggcgcctCGGGGTCCACGCGGGCTCGGCGCCTCGGGGTCCACGCGGGCTCGGCGCCTCCGTCACGGCGCAGGCCGGGGGACGCCGAGTTACCGAGCCGCCCGGCCCCGCAGCCGCACCGCAGCGGCCCCCACCTCAAAGGACATGTTGAGGGAGTTCCGCCCAAGGtggcttttagtttttatttttaaagaacttatttatttaacattcatgGAGcagcaggctgcacgcagggagcccgacgcgggactcgatcccgggacccgggtcacgccctgggccgcaggcggcgccgAACCGCCGAGCCCCTGGGCGCGCAGGGCCTGACCAGATCTCCGCCCAAGTCAGGGTCTGGGGACGGGGACCCACGTCGGGCCCCACGCTGTGCGCCGTCGGTTTCAGATCCTGTCCCTGATGTGCACGTGTACACGTTGGTGCACGTACGTGTGCGTCCGCGTGCAGAAAGCCGCGGCCTCCCCGCGGGCGTTACTCCAGGGCCCGTGGAAGAGTCCGCGGAGGAGGGTCTGGAGCTGAGTGACCGCATCGCGGAAAACGGCCCAATTGCGAGGGAGCGATTTCGCCCCGCGGAGGAGCCACACGACGCGGCGGCTGGAGGCGACCCTTGTGCACACcgagcgccccccccccgccaggagCCGGCCCTCCTGCGGGGCTTGCTCTCGCCCCTGGGCCGCTCTGCCGGGTTTGGGACCTCAGCGGCCGCCGCGGGGAGGTAGGTGCCCCACGCGATAGGAGAGGGAACAAGGCCCCGACGTGCTGGGACGTCTGAGCCGCGCCCTCGCCATAAACGGGACGCGGACATCCGGGGGCTCACTGGGTCCTTCTCCGCTGCCCTAGACTGGGCACCGTGAGTGCGTAATTCAGTAGGAGTCATCATTTGTTTCCTCCAAAATGTCACTGTAAAATGCTGAttcaaaaaaaaaccctgcattgGCTGTGGTGTGGATTCTACAGGGTCACGGAGTCAGGGCCTCCGGTCTTCTCTCCCCACAGATGCGAGGTCCCAGGAACAGcgcttggcacatggtaggtgtgcAGTAGGTGTGCCAGGGGCCGAGGAAAGACGTGAATTGTACACGGGGTGCGGTCAGACAGTCTAATGGTTGAGGGCACAAACCCGCGCCAGGTTGCTGAGGTTCTGGTTCCAGGGCTCAGGAGCTCCGTGACCTCAGACAAGTTACTTCACGTCCCTGGGCTTCATCGACAAATGGGGGATGACGCCAGGGCCCGCTGCAGAGGGTGTCGTGCTAAAGGAGTTCACTTAGAGCAGTGCCCGGTGCACCCTGTGACTTGAATTCCTGTACGTGCCGCTCAGAAGACTCCCAAAGCGGGCCCAAGCGCCTGACGAATGGTCTTTCTCCAGGGGAGCCCCTGTGACGATCACATTCCTCAAAAAATCCAGTCAGTATCTGCGGGCCCACACGCTCCCCACATCCTCTGCCATCTAGAGGTCACGTctaaccctccccaccccattgaAGTGGAGGTGCTAATGACGTGCTTGTACCTGATGCACTGTGCCTGACTTGCGGCTGGCTGGCGCCCAGGCTGCGTCTTCCAGGGCGGTGTCGTGTCTGCTGTTAGCAGGATCCCTCACCTCTGGGGCGGAGCCCCTGTGTAAAAGCCCAGCGCAGCCCGAGGCTGCCGTACTGTGAGGCAGCCCAGCGCCGCATGAGGCCACTTTTGTGTGCCTTTCTCCGCCCTCGCTGAGGTCCCAGCCAGCAGCCGGCAGTGACCACCAGTCATGAAGAGGCCAGACCCCTCCAAATGACCCCAGCCACGGAGTGGCCCGGACACTGTGGAACAGAGACAGGCTGTGCCCCCAGGCCCTTCCAGGTCCTAACCCACAGAACTAGGACACTACTACTAATGGCTCTTACCTGTGCTTAGCGTGGTCTGTTACACAGCACTCGGTAGTACCTGGGACAACATAGAGGATTTCTAGACAGCATATACGTGCTAACCATCCCGaaggcctctgctcctcccaaagGGTTGGACTCCGCATGTCAGAGAATGCGTACCACTTGCCCATCCCCCGCCTAAGGTCTCCTTGCTGAGAAATCCTGTCTACTCGCTTGTCTGATCCAGCGGTCTTTATAACCAACCTGTGTCCCCAATAAAGCAGGAGTTGTGGCTGAAGACGAAGGGGCCTGGGATTTTTGCACAGGGAGGCCCTTTGCTGGACTAGCCACCAGACTGTCCCTGCGTGGTCAGGTTGGCAGGGACAGACTTGCCCAGGGCCAGAAGTCCCACTTTCCACATGAGCTGGGTAAGAAATGGTGAACCCTGAATAGTCGTCACTGGGCGAGCACTCATTTCCTTCACAGAACAGCTCATCACCCTCTTCATGTGGATGAGAACAGACACCGGCACCTGGGCTCAGTAAAACGGAGCACAGGGAGTTCCTGGCGGGACAGAATAGGGACCTGGGCTACCCGGGAAGCTGGGCAGCCCGTACTAGAGCCCGTACAGGTTTTTACTGATCTTTCAAGCCAGTCACGGAAGTTAAAATTCAAAAGCACAGGAGCCTATATAGTAAAACCAGTCCCCACCAAGGACGTCGGCAGAGGACGGTTTCATTCTTTAACACCAGATTCCTATGCTCTTGCTGTGTGCCAGCTACTGTGCCAAGTAGTTTATCCATAATCCCATTTGTTGTCCCAATGACCCGAGGAAGTGATTTTtaaccccattttgcagatgaagaaatggcAAGGTGGAGGACTCAGGTGACTTACCTGTGGGGACAATGCCGGTTAGCAGAGCTGTGTACCCTCGGGTGTCCCAGCTTACCTGTGCACTGATGCTCCTCCGTCTGTGCTCTAGCACTTCTTGTGGGCGAGTGGCCAACGTGGCGTCGCCCAGTGTGGGGCCACACCCACACACCCTGCCGTGCAGCGCACAGGGGAGCCCCACCAGGAACCTTCTGAGGACTGGTTTGCAGAGTGAGCTCCCCACTGGGTGCTGAGAAGTAATTTGGTTTCTGACTCTCAGAAATCCCACTGCTTCAGGGACAGGTACACCCTGACATGGTCGTAATAATGCCACATACAGGAGCTTatcatgtgccaggtactggccTATTCTTACTCCACGAATCCTCAAAGTAGCCTTGAGGAGACGGTACTATTATtgtcttttacagatgagaaaactcagaGCAGAGATagtaaataatttgcccaagtcCAACAGCCAGTAGGTGAAGGGCCTGGATCTAAAGCTTCACGGCTTCTGGAGGGTGAGCAGGAGCTTCTACTGCAGGTTATCATTAGGATTTCAGACACTCTTGTGGACAGTCCAGCTTCACATTCCGTCCCCAACCCCTCACCAGTGTTTCTTTGAGGGAACTCGCTCTCCATCCTAGGAACGCCTGTCTGCCTCGAGCAAGTGGTCACCAGTCACCTGTGAGAGAAGCTGCATCGAGTGGAGTGGTTCTTCCCCCTTACAAAAGAGCCCTGTCATGGGCAGTGACTCAGCACCTCTTAGACTTgcaggtggggcggggaggggtgccGGCCCTGTCTGGCTAAGTAGTCACATCCAGGCTGAGAGCTTCAAACGCGGAACATTTAATGAAAAGGGTCGCCTCCCATGATAGCTCTGTGAGCCCCTGCACTTTTCTGAAAGAGGTCAGAGGTCAGATTCCGCACCAGCTGTCAAAACAAGGAAGCCCTTTGCTCTATTCTAGGGTACTCTCAAGGCTTTCTAAAGCATTCCAGAGAAATCTTCCTGGAGTTAGGCTGCTGGAATAAGACAATTACACTGGCATCAGGCCACAGAACACTATGAAGTATGCTGGCAGGAACTTTTGTCCTTGAGTAAATAAGATAAAGTCGATAGGCCAGATTCAAGGAGGAGGCTTGGTTGCTAAAAATCCCACCCCAAAACCAAGCACCTGGCTCAGGGCCAAAGAGAAAGAGGCGGGCACCCTGAGCCCACCATGTCGTGTAGTAGTATCAAGTGTGACAACACGAAAGGCATGAGGACTGTCATCAGTGCACGTCCATGGACCCAGTGCCCAACCTGGGAACACATTCAGATCCCCTGTATCCCCTTCTCATCCTTTCCCACACAGTTAATCAGGATCCTAACTTTGCTGTGTTTCTTGTATTATCCTGGAGTCTTCTTTTGGAGAAAACGCAGAGGAAAAACTGAACAAGGCTCAAAGGAAATAGACTCCAATGTGATGAAACCTGCTGCAAACCTTTCTGCCGGGGGTGAGGACGGCTCACTGTGGCCAATGTGAGACTACTTTAGTCTAGAGAAGACGGTAAGTAGAATGTACCTTTTATTAAGTGGAGAATGGGAAATCTATTACATGATACGAAGATTCCAGTTTGAGAAAATCCCACAGCAACCCTTCCCATCTATGCGTGCCTCTATCAGGGGAATTTGCCCTGCCTCCCTAATCACAGGGGACACGTGGAAAACTGCTGCTGGGAGCTGACTCATGATTCACGCTGGTGTGCACACGGGCACCTCCTGCTTGGCCCCAAGGGGGCCAGGCCAGAGGGCACAGTGCTGCTAACCCAGCTACTTTACAAGTAAACTCACATTAACTTTTTCAGGAGTCTCTTATGAGAGACTACTTTAAAAGGTCTGAGCAGAAAGTAGGGCAGAGAGCTGTGTAAGCAGTGGCAAGTGGCAAGTGGAATGTCCCAGTCTAGGGAATTGTGGCGGGTAACCAGTCTGGTCAGGCATTGTATGAAGAGGACGACACGCTGCCACCGTGGCCTGTCCAATTGGTGTGGACAAACTGTCCGGGTTTGGCTAAGAGTTCGTAAGTGTGAGCCCCAAAGTAATCCCGCTGAGCCTGGAAAACAAGAAATTGGGTTGGTTGGAGTAATAAGTGCACACGCCGCCCTCAGCACCAGCCAGGTCGATGTTTGGCACCTACTCCGAGAGCTCACCTGGATGAGGTTGGCCGGTAGCATCTCGTGTCTGTATCCATCATAGAAGGAAAGGGCGGTGGTGAAGCAGGGCATGGGGACACCCGCCTGGACTCCGGTGCTCACTGCCCGCCGCCACGAGTCCTGAGCAAACACAAGCCACAGACAGAGAAGATAACCGCTCCCAGTCAAAGCAACAGAATTCCATGGGCATCGACGCCCGTAAGTGAAACACAAAACCCGCTGAGACGGTTCCCACCACCCAGCGGGGGAGACCTACCTGGCAGTTTTCAACCGCTGACTTGAAAAAGTCATCAAGTAGTAGATTCTGAAGTTGTGGGTTCCGATCAAACGCATCCTTTATCTTTCCCAGGAACACGCTGAAATTAGGAGGGAACAAATGAACGAACGTTAGCCTCAGCACGCTGAATGCCGGCAGAGCAGGGAGAGAAGTCGGGAGCAGACACACGCCCTAGCAGGGTACAAGCTTGCTCTCCTCATCCCTTTAAGCCAGCTGCTGGCTCAGTGAAGAGGGTGCCAGAGTCCCAAGAGGCAAGGCCAGAGGGCACGATGGTTCTCACAGGATCACTTTAAAGGGTGTAGCGCAGACAATCTAGTTTAACAGCTGACATACGGCATAAAGGCAGGATGTGACCATATAAACCAGTCCCAGGGAAACTGTCCACACAGGCGCAGAGACCACCACTCTCTGTGCCCCCCGCACTCACCTCCTGATGATGCAGCCCCCTCTCCACATCAGGGCGATGGCACCATAGTTGAGGGTCCAGCCAAATTCTGTAGCTGCCTGTCTCAGCAGCATAAAGCCTTGCGCGTACGAGATGATCTTGGAAGCATAGAGGGCCTAAAGAACCACGGCCCCGTCAGAGCGagagccagccacgtgcccccCGCCCGTGGTGCAGGTCCTAGCATGGACAGGGGTAACAGGATGGGGCTGGACTCTGctgcccccacctgggcctcccacGTCCTCCCACCCCACTGCCTCCCGAAGCGCCAACAAGCACCACGGCCAGGGACTGGGCCCCACCTTCCGAATATCTTCCAGGAATGCTTTCTTATCACCTTCAAACTGCATCTTCTGGGGACCCTTCAGCTTTTTGCTAGCCTGAATCCTCTCATCCTTCAGAGATGATAAGCATCGAGCAAAAACCGCTTCTCCTGCGCAGGGGAGGGGATAACATTACCAAAGTTCACAGAAAACCGGAGGGTAAAGAGTACACATAAGCCAGAGAGGGTgaggaaaactagaaaaggaGCTGGATTTCCAACAGTGCAAAGAGCTGAAGTCTCAACCTTGGGCCACAACATCTAACCTGGTGCAGAAAGAACTTTTAAGCTTAAAAAAGGTTTTGAATTTTGAGAAAGCTCTAGACAATTTGAGAACTACAAGTCCAAACAAGTCAATCTTCCAACATAAATACAGGTATCAACCACAAAGATCAACACAACATTCAGAAGGGGAATTggaagtgcctggctggctcaggcggtggagcatacgactcttgatctcagggttgtaagttcaagttcGAGTCACAACACAGGTGAAACCACTGTTATTCAGAATTTGTCCGTTGGTCCACATATAAAGTTTCACTTgagagaaatttaattttaattttttttaaagattttatttattcatcagagagagagagagagaggcagagacacaggcagagggagaagcaggctctatgcagggagcccgacacaggactcgatctcgggtctccaggatcacaccctgggctgaaagcggcgctaaactgctggaccacctgggctgcccgagaaatttaatttttaaatgttcaaactCTCTTCCTTAGAAGCACTCACTACCCCCTCGAAAACTAGTTACCATCAGGGTGCCTTGGGATTGGGCTGGATGCTTGGCTACGGTTGCACTGCCTGGACATGGGGCTCATCTGAAACGAGTACTGACTAATAGCACAGGCTCAACCCACAAAAACTCCACGTGTAATTGTTAAAATTTAGTTTCTAGTACGTCCATCAGCACCAcgattttatttgaataaatgacaTCATGATATGGTATTTTAGTATCAAGACATTTACCATCTTCAACAATTAGCCCTTATAGAAGACTCCTGCTCCGCTGACAATTTATAGAACTAGGATAAATTACTCGAAATATTCCTTCCCCCACAGACAAAATGAAGTCAAATCTCTGGTCTTTGTTTTCAAGGAAAAGAACCAGCCCTACACCTGACCACCCTGCCCAAACTCCAAGCACCCCACGAGCAAGCATCGCTCATCCTGGGGCAGCACCCCTGCCATGCCAGTAGCGCACACGCACGGTGGCTGGGTGCTGGAGGGGGACTCAGCGCGGGAGGGCGGAAGCCTCTGGGTAACAGCTGGCGCAAGGAGGCCAGCGTGGCGCAACACTCGGTGTTACCCAAGGATCAGCCCGAGACTCACTTCCCCCTTAGTTCCCCAAATGAGAATGGCATCGAGGAGGGAGTAGGCCTGGCCCACCTTCCACTGGCAGAAGGGGACCAAGTCTCTCAAGCGAGAGGAACCTACAGTACTCCTGTTGGAGTCCGCGATGGAGAAACCGTCCCCCGCTGTCGTCCCCGAGGTCCCTGCCCAGGGCGGCACCCAGCGACTAGCAAAAAAGTGACTGCTTCCTTCTGCAGAGCTGGCTATGCAACCAACTTGTCCTCAGGGCACCTCCCAGCACTGTCCCTGGTCACGGGGAGCCATGGTTCTAGCAAATGAAAAGGAGTGGGGAGACGAGGGAGGGAAAGGCCGCCCGTGACCggatgagcagaggggagaatctgttttaCTGGACGGGGAGCAACGATTAGCCTTTCATTCAGCATGCTAGCCACCTTGTTTTATTCTCCATTTTCAATCTTGCCAGAAGTGTACCTATCTTATTCTTAAAGGACTAACTTGTAGTTTTATTAATCCTCTTATTATttgttctctgtgtgtttctgctTTCTAGAATTTCCTTTCCCCTGTATCttgagtctgatgcttaactcaCTGCTATTAAACAAACAATATGCATGAAAAAGACACACATGAATGGCCAGGATGGTGGCTTTTTGTTctaaagggagaggaaggaaggaaggaagggagggagggagggagggagggaatatAAAGGACCTGAAATGTATAGGTaatactctctttttaaaaaaatatctggggGAAgggcgcttggctggctcagtaggaagagcaggtgactcttgacctcaggatcatgacttcaagccccatgctgggcagagattacttaaaaataaataaaccttaaataaaataaagtaataaatatcaGGGGAAGGGGGACACCTCAGCAGAACATTTATAATAAATGCTGAGTACGTAAGCTTATGTCATTTGGTAAACTTGTGTATGAAAAATTTCGTTACGTTGACCTTCCCCCTTAGACAGTCATGGGGGTCACCAGCCACTGTTCAGTCACTCAGACAAAAGCAACCCTGAAGGTCGAACTGGGTAGGAAAGCCAGGCACTCCCACGTGCATCTCAAAGCcacaggaaggagagaagagattcAAGGGCATCAGCCTCTTGCGCTGGAGCAGAAGGCACCGGAGGCCGCCCACGTTCCCCTGAAGACCCGCTCCCTAGTAGCCAGGCTACCCCCATCTTCCAGGACAGCGAGAGCAAAACCAGTGAGACGAGAGGCTTCAGCGGAGGCCAGGCCGCACGTTACCAATGAGGGTGACGGGAACGCCGTACTCCAGGGCTGATATGGCAGTCCACTTCCCCGTGCCCTTCTGCCCTGCGCTGTCCCTGATCTTGGGCAGCAGGTGTTGGCCATCACTGTCTCGGAACTTGAGAATATTGGCGGTGATTTCAATGAGGAACGAGTCGAGCTCCGTCTTATTCCATTCCTCAAATGCCTAGTGCGGGACGCGAGAGGAAACCGGGTGAGAGAAAGCAGGGGCTGCCCAGAGGCCCCCTTCCCTGGCTCACCGCCTTCCTCTGCAAATACAGACCCAGGCGCTCCATCTGCTCCGCCCCGAGGCTCCAGGGCTCTAAGTGCGTGCGAGCGCTGCCTCCCAAGCTGAGTTTTCTGCTCACCACCAGTCAGCGGTATGTGAGGTATGTGACTTCAGGTGGTCATGCCAGTGACTGCCAGCACCTGCCAGCACGTTCTTCCCACAGAGCCGATCGCTCCTCACCTCACACCACTGCCCCCTCAGAGGCCTTCCCTGCTCCCCTGACCTCCTTACTCCCGTCTCCTCTTCTGTGTAACAGTTACCGCCAACGAATGTCTGCGTAATTGCTAGCCTGGCTTCCCAGCTCTGTGCAGACAGGGACTTTGGTCACATCCCCAAGGTTTAGAACAGTTTCTAGCACACAAAGCAGCAGGCgcagtatttgttgaatagataCGTTAACCTCTAAGTCAGTCACATTTgaacacaaaaaatgaaaagcgCTCTTCCAACGAAAATCAAGTTAAACTGTTTTGGAAAGAACAGTCAAGGCAAATCAGTGAAGCCAAGTGGGGACTGCCAGGAGGACGGGTGCCGGGTGGTCTGAGTGGGTGGAGGGtgcagatcatgatctcagggtcgtgagttcaagccccacactgggtgaaGACGATTAAAAAGGTAATaaactttaataaaacaaaaaaatgaggaggaaaaCCTGTAAACAAAATTCTGGAAGGGTTCTTCTGCAGACATCTCACAAGTAAGTATTCCTAAATCGTGTTCCACATGAAGTCACTGGGAGCAGAAATTGCAGATGGTGAGAGAGAGGACTACGGTGCTGGCCAGCAGAGCCACGCCTCGAGAAAAGGACTGGACAGGTGATGAATGCGCCTTCCTCTTTtcagttaaaataaatgttaccTAGTAACGATGCAGACTGTCTAGAGAATGGAGTCCTGACGTTTACCTCGacgtgtatttttaaaagatcaaactGATAGAGGGATAGACAGATAGATATTCGATCAGGTTTAGTAAAATGCCAGAGGAGAATCTGGGTGGTGCACACACAAGTGTTCTTTCAACTCTGCTGTATGTTTGAACATCTGGTTCATGATAAAATGTTCCCCCCACTCTGACCTTTTTGATTAACTGTCAAACAGCCAGTCCCAACCTGACCAGGAAAGCAAGTTTCGATTCCACCTCCCATGGGGGACGATGAGAGGACCAGTAAAAGGCCACAGGCCTGACAAGGGAATGGTCACTAAATGGTGGTAATGACTGCCGCCCAGGTAACCTGGGGACTCGGCTTAGTGACCAGCTGTCCTATCTTACCGCGTCCCCTGATGGAGGCCGAGACCAACCTGCCACCAGCAGTGACcacaggaaggaggcagaggaaggctTCGTCGTGGCCAGCAAACCCCTCTCATCTGAGCAGAGTCCCCTGCGGCCAGGGGCAAGGCCTGGGACTCACCTCCGCCATCCCGTtatgctccatgcccagcacatcCCTCATCAGGTGGTAAGCCTCACAGATGAGCTGCATGTCCCCGTACTCTATCCCATTGTGCACCATCTTCACAAAGTGTCCTGCTCCTTCGTCTCCCACCTGTCAGAGCAACGAGCACCAGGAGGCCGTCAAAGCGGCGGGTTAATACCTCAGAAAAGCCCACGTCAAGTTCTTTGGCAAGGCTCCCTCCCCctataaaaaatgacaaatatgaagcaaatatctgcagtatttttaaaattaagaatcgCTTCATAACAGCTCCACACAGCTCAGCACAGTCCGGCGTGACTGCAGACTCACTCTGAACTCATTCCTCTCAGGGTTTTTCCAAACATCCCAATTCACTGCGAGCGCCCACAGCTCCTCACCCACTGTCTCCCATCCTCTCTTGCTACTAAGGGCCCcgtgcccccagccctgcccccaagTGAAAGGAGCCCTCGTCCTCCTGAGGTCACCGCTCTCCTACTCACCGGGCTTACAGTAAGTCGGCTAAGTAAATCacttgtacttttaaaaacataaatgtatcGTGGTTGTTTCTAACGGCTACCAAGCCCAGAAACGTGTTCCTGCCAGAGTCTCCCAGCGGCCAAGACACGGACTTATAGGAACACTGGCAAGATGTATACAGTCAGAACACCAGCCTGTGAGTTTAGGGCAAGAAACTCGACTACGGATCCTTAGTGCTTACAGTGTCAGTCCCACTGGCTCGTTCCGTCCCTGCAGGCGAGCTGCGCGGGAAGCCAAATAATCTGAAAACTGTCTAGTGGGCCGGGAGTCAGAACAAAGGGGTATCGTGGTCAAATACTCGGTGGCATCGGGTGCTGCTGTCAGGTGCATCCATCCCCACGACAGGCGTCCCCCTGCGATGTCTGCCGGGCCTGGTGTGCCGTCTCTGCTCTGTCACCGCGGGGAGCCGTACTGTGGACGCCCACATCACAGACTTCCACCCTCTGAGCTGCCCTCTTCTGATTTGGACACCTTCTGTGGCTGCTGAGTAACAGGGCTAATCACATTACTTCACCCCATCCTTCCTGTAACTTCACGAATGAACTAAGGCGTCCCTGCTCTTAGTATCTCTACCAGCTTTTTCAATATCCTGAGACTAACGCCCTGAGGCTACAGAAAGTCAATCCCCGACTTGATCGGGACACTTGAGGGCCAGTGCTAGTTTTTTCTTCACCGTTCTGTCCTAAGCATGTCTACAAAGAGGGGGCTGTTGCTGTCCTGTTACTGTAGTAATCAGCAACTGAGGCCCGAAAGTTCCCTTCCTAATCCTTCATACTAATGAGAAAATCCTCAACCCTCCAAACCCAGCCCAGCACCCTCTTGGCCTAGGCAGACTTTGCCCGAACTCCATGATGGCTGGTTAAAATGTATGGACCAGCGTGGGGTGCCCGCTGCCATCACGGGCCTGGTCAGGCCTCCCCGATTCCTCGTACACCTCAGGCCTCTTCCATCTCCCCTCTTAACCTCCCtcatacaaaataaaactaaaaaatgggATTAGGAGCTAAAGAGACCTCGGAGACCATCCAGCCCACCCCCCATATTTTATAGACGAGAACACTGAAGCCCACATACTGTACTGAGTCACTCATGTCACACAGTGAATGGAGAGCCAGAATTACAGGCCAGGTCTCCCAGCCTAGTGCCTTTCCCACCCATGGCATGGTCCAAGGCTGCAGCGGGGATAAAACTGATTTTAGCAGCAACACAAAATGCAGGGAGGGAGGCATAAAGGAGTGAGCCTGGGCCTCCCTTCCATTTCGTGAAGGCAAAAGGCCATGTATAGCGTACTCTGTTCAAGCACAGAATACCTGCATCCCAGGCTACGGGAGAG
Encoded here:
- the PGD gene encoding 6-phosphogluconate dehydrogenase, decarboxylating, with product MAEADVALIGLAVMGQNLILNMNDHGFVVCAFNRTVSKVDDFLANEAKGTKVVGAHSLEEMVSKLKKPRRIILLVKAGQAVDDFIGKLVPLLNTGDIIIDGGNSEYRDTTRRCRDLKAKGILFVGSGVSGGEEGARYGPSLMPGGDKEAWPHIKTIFQGIAAKVGSGEPCCDWVGDEGAGHFVKMVHNGIEYGDMQLICEAYHLMRDVLGMEHNGMAEAFEEWNKTELDSFLIEITANILKFRDSDGQHLLPKIRDSAGQKGTGKWTAISALEYGVPVTLIGEAVFARCLSSLKDERIQASKKLKGPQKMQFEGDKKAFLEDIRKALYASKIISYAQGFMLLRQAATEFGWTLNYGAIALMWRGGCIIRSVFLGKIKDAFDRNPQLQNLLLDDFFKSAVENCQDSWRRAVSTGVQAGVPMPCFTTALSFYDGYRHEMLPANLIQAQRDYFGAHTYELLAKPGQFVHTNWTGHGGSVSSSSYNA